One segment of Takifugu rubripes chromosome 5, fTakRub1.2, whole genome shotgun sequence DNA contains the following:
- the LOC101071575 gene encoding inactive phospholipase C-like protein 2, whose protein sequence is MAEVQASEAASGHYLDPAIGSMLTQGATSAPGVTGGSAALPPAGARAYLEVSAAAQGYGAEGVYSRSREDSSPRIGRGSRDNSADRSPAAGNAPCGIMKDGSKQRQARKKTVSFSTMPSDRKINSTAACMAFMMEGCEMKKVRSNSRMYNRYFLLDPDMHWLRWEPSKKDSEKAKLEIKAIKEVRLGKKTPVLRSNGLSDQFPDECAFSIIYGDNYESLDLVASTADVVSTWVMGLRYLVSYGRHTVNMVEPNQPSLRTSWISSVFELADTEKAGHIDLFRATQIIKGLNAGMKESRIELKFKELQKAKDQYGEAINMDIFVEAYCELCTRPEIFFLLMQFSSNKEYLDSKDLMLFVEVEQGVEGVTEDMCRDIVQKFEPSAEGRERSYLSIDGFTHYLLSSECHIFDPQHKRVCQDMHQPLSHYYINSSHNASLLEDHFWGSSDISSYIRALRMGCRSIEVIVWDGPDNEPVVYVGSSVASHLVFSKILDIINQYAFESSEYPLILCLVTHCCILQQRVMAQHMKKIFGDKLYVDPPNKEENYLLSPEKLKGKILLKGKKLPPSCTDAEGDVTDEEEGLEMSRRLGSDEKDQLNGLGYKRLRLCRELSELVSLCKSVQFRDFEITKREQKYWEMCSFNEVDANRYANEFPEEFVCYNKRFLSRVYPTPMRIDASNMNPQDFWKCGCQIVAMNYQTPGLMMDLNLGWFRQNGNCGYVLRPAIMREEVSYFSANARDSLPGVSAQLLHIKVISGQNLPKPRGSAAKGDVVEPYIYVEIHGIPADCAEQRTKTVSQNGDNPIFDESFEFQINLPELAVLRFVVLDDDYIGDEFIGQYTIPFECLQPGYRHVPLQSLTGEFLPNTTLFVHVAITNRRGGGKAHKRGLSVRKGRKTREYTTTKSTGIKIVDELFRASTQPLREATDLRENVQNAVVSFKELCGLTPAANMKQCILTVSTWLMNSERSLRVTVDLSETYPTMEAQGPVPELLRKVLNAYDMMIQTSRTLIESADVIYSKLTQAQRAGLDFHEDLHRIGAKEGLKGRKLQKAMESYAWNITVLKGQADLLKHAKSEALDTLRQIHCAAQSCGLSKNEAASPQEQHHPQQQPQQLQQLPQLQIQQQSTAKALSQPTSLYLAQPQTTPQAYTLPLPQQHPLLPAHTLVQTVLKPPAYSHPPPLPQGPLPPQGPQQRAAGPLDVIPQREVASDSPPGSC, encoded by the exons GATGGCTCCAAACAGAGGCAGGCGAGAAAGAAAACAGTGTCCTTCAGCACGATGCCAAGCGACCGCAAGATCAACAGCACAGCTGCTTGCATGGCGTTCATGATGGAGGGCTGTGAAATGAAAAAGGTCCGCTCCAACTCGCGCATGTACAACCGATACTTCTTGCTGGATCCCGACATGCACTGGCTCCGATGGGAGCCGTCCAAGAAGGATTCGGAGAAAGCCAAGCTGGAGATCAAGGCTATTAAGGAGGTTCGTTTGGGGAAGAAAACTCCAGTTCTGCGCAGCAATGGACTCTCAGATCAGTTCCCAGATGAATGCGCCTTTTCAATCATATATGGGGATAACTATGAGTCTTTAGATTTAGTGGCCAGCACCGCAGATGTTGTCAGTACCTGGGTGATGGGTCTGCGTTATCTGGTATCTTATGGCCGGCATACAGTGAACATGGTAGAGCCCAACCAACCGAGTCTGAGGACTTCCTGGATTAGCTCAGTCTTTGAGCTGGCAGATACAGAAAAAGCAGGACACATAGACCTCTTCAGGGCCACCCAGATAATCAAGGGGCTCAACGCTGGAATGAAAGAGTCCAGAATAGAGCTGAAGTTTAAAGAACTTCAGAAAGCTAAAGACCAATATGGGGAGGCAATTAACATGGACATTTTCGTGGAGGCCTATTGTGAGCTCTGCACTCGACCGGAGATTTTCTTTCTGCTAATGCAGTTTTCCAGTAACAAGGAGTATCTGGACAGTAAAGATCTAATGCTATTTGTGGAAGTGGAGCAAGGTGTGGAAGGTGTGACAGAGGACATGTGCAGGGATATTGTTCAGAAATTTGAGCCATCAGCCGAAGGCAGGGAGCGGTCGTATCTCTCCATCGATGGCTTCACACactacctcctctcctctgaatGCCACATCTTTGACCCCCAGCACAAACGCGTGTGCCAGGACATGCACCAGCCACTGTCCCACTACTACATCAACTCCTCCCATAATGCCTCCCTTTTGGAAGATCATTTCTGGGGCTCGTCAGACATCAGCAGCTACATCAGAGCTCTGAGGATGGGATGTCGCAGCATTGAAGTTATTGTATGGGATGGCCCTGATAATGAGCCTGTGGTGTATGTTGGCAGTTCTGTCGCCTCACATCTGGTTTTCTCCAAAATTCTCGACATTATAAACCAGTATGCTTTCGAGAGCTCCGAGTACCCCCTGATTCTCTGCTTGGTGACCCactgctgcatcctccagcaGAGGGTCATGGCACAACACATGAAGAAGATTTTTGGGGACAAGCTGTATGTTGATCCTCCAAACAAGGAGGAAAACTATCTTCTCTCCCCAGAGAAACTCAAAGGCAAAATCCTCCTCAAGGGTAAAAAACTACCACCCAGCTGTACCGATGCTGAGGGGGATGtaacagatgaggaagaaggtctGGAAATGTCTCGGAGATTAGGATCTGATGAAAAGGACCAACTAAATGGACTCGGCTACAAGAGACTTAGATTGTGCCGGGAACTGTCTGAGCTTGTGTCTCTCTGCAAGTCAGTCCAGTTCAGAGACTTTGAAATCACAAAGAGGGAGCAAAAATACTGGGAGATGTGCTCCTTCAATGAGGTGGATGCAAACAGATATGCCAATGAGTTCCCAGAGGAATTTGTTTGTTATAACAAGCGCTTTCTCTCCAGAGTGTATCCCACACCTATGAGGATTGATGCCAGCAACATGAACCCCCAGGATTTCTGGAAGTGTGGCTGCCAAATAGTGGCCATGAACTACCAGACGCCAGGTCTGATGATGGACCTCAACCTAGGTTGGTTCAGACAGAATGGAAACTGTGGCTATGTTTTACGTCCTGCAATTATGAGAGAGGAGGTGTCCTACTTCAGTGCCAATGCTCGAGATTCCCTGCCAGGAGTGTCTGCCCAGCTTCTCCACATAAAAGTCATCAGCGGACAGAACCTGCCCAAGCCTCGAGGATCTGCCGCCAAGGGTGATGTGGTGGAGCCCTACATTTATGTGGAGATCCACGGTATCCCAGCTGACTGTGCTGAGCAGAGAACCAAAACTGTCTCTCAGAATGGCGACAACCCTATTTTCGACGAGAGTTTTGAATTTCAGATTAATTTACCAGAACTCGCCGTGCTGCGCTTTGTGGTGCTGGACGACGATTACATCGGAGATGAGTTCATCGGCCAGTACACCATACCGTTTGAGTGCCTACAGCCCGGCTATAGACATGTCCCGCTGCAGTCTCTGACTGGAGAGTTCCTACCAAACACCACCTTGTTTGTTCACGTGGCCATCACCAACAGACGTGGTGGAGGAAAGGCTCATAAGAGGGGTCTGTCTgtgaggaaggggaggaagaccCGGGAATACACCACCACCAAGTCCACGGGGATCAAGATAGTGGATGAGCTCTTCAGAGCTTCCACTCAGCCCCTCAGGGAAGCCACAGACCTCAGAGAGAATGTGCAG AATGCTGTGGTTTCCTTCAAGGAGCTGTGTGGCCTGACTCCAGCGGCCAACATGAAGCAGTGTATCCTGACCGTGTCTACCTGGCTGATGAACAGTGAGCGGTCCCTGAGGGTAACCGTGGACCTGAGCGAGACTTACCCCACCATGGAAGCTCAAGGTCCTGTCCCTGAACTGCTGCGGAAAGTGCTCAATGCTTACGACATG ATGATCCAAACCAGCAGAACACTGATCGAGTCAGCTGATGTCATCTACTCCAAGCTCACACAAGCCCAGCGAGCAG GTTTGGACTTCCACGAGGACCTGCACCGGATTGGCGCCAAGGAGGGCCTGAAGGGGCGtaaacttcaaaaggccatggAGAGCTATGCTTGGAACATCACTGTCCTCAAG GGCCAAGCGGACCTGCTGAAGCACGCTAAGAGCGAGGCGCTGGACACACTGCGTCAGATCCACTGTGCAGCTCAGTCCTGCGGTCTCAGTAAGAATGAAGCGGCTTCCCCACAGGAGCAACAccatcctcagcagcagccccagcagctccagcagctcccgcAGCTCCAGATTCAGCAACAGTCTACGGCTAAGGCACTGTCACAGCCCACCTCGCTGTACCTGGCTCAACCACAGACTACACCTCAGGCTTAtacccttcctcttcctcagcaaCATCCTCTGTTACCAGCTCACACTCTGGTTCAGACTGTTCTAAAACCACCAGCGTATTCTCACCCACCACCCCTGCCCCAGGGTCCGTTACCACCCCAAGGGCCACAGCAGAGGGCAGCGGGTCCTTTGGACGTCATCCCCCAGAGAGAGGTGGCCAGTGACAGTCCTCCAGGATCCTGCTGA
- the hcrt gene encoding hypocretin neuropeptide precursor, with the protein MMWFPTNIQKGTRMSDRKVPVLLFMLLLSQLACDAHSVSECCRQPSRSCRLYVLLCRSGGMTLGGPLTGDAAAGILTLGKRKEEGERFQSRLHQLLHGSRSQAAGILTMGKRTEEEAGEPFMDWTSSTTSPPV; encoded by the exons ATGATGTGGTTCCCCACCAACATCCAGAAAGGCACGAGGATGTCCGACAGG AAGGTCCCGGTGCTGCTTttcatgttgctgctgtctcagctGGCCTGTGATGCTCACAGCGTGTCTGAATGCTGCCGACAACCGTCGCGCTCCTGTCGACTCTACGTGCTGCTGTGCCGCTCCGGGGGCATGACGCTGGGGGGGCCGCTGACCGGAGATGCGGCCGCTGGCATCCTCACGCTGGGCAAACGCAAGGAAGAAGGGGAGCGCTTTCAGAGCCGACTCCACCAGCTTCTCCATGGATCCAGGAGCCAGGCGGCCGGGATCCTGACGATGGGGAAGAGGActgaggaggaggctggagagcCGTTCATGGACTGGACTTCCAGCACAACATCCCCGCCTGTTTAA